In Corynebacterium afermentans subsp. afermentans, a genomic segment contains:
- a CDS encoding SulP family inorganic anion transporter, protein MTETSTAAPRPLLSPDGADAPTGIIASFRYAFSSPARIRIEILAGLAVSLALIPEAIAFSILAGVDPAMGLFSSVVMAIAIAFTGGRPAMTTGATGAIALVIAPVARGYGMDYFIATVLLGGVLQIVLGALGVAKLQRFIPRSVMLGFVNALGIMIFTAQLEHLIDVPWIVYPLVGLGVVIMIFFPKLTSVIPAPLVTIIVLTGLVIAAGLTVPTVSDMGKMPETLPSLFIPNVPWTLETLQIIAPYALAMAVVGLMESLMTAKLVDDITDTHSDKTRESWGQGVANIASGFFGGMGGCAMIGQTMINVRESGARTRLSTLLAGVFLLVLVLALGDIVGMIPMAALVAIMIMVSVGTIDWHSVHPRTLKLMPVSETIVMAVTIIATLATSNLAIGVVLGVVTAMIMFARRMAHIASIEKVSEIDGDGDGEIDTRTYRVHGQLFWASSNDLVYRFDYTDSARHITIDLTEAEIWDASTVATFDAITQKFQDRGKTVSIIGLDGPSQDRLNRLSGRLGTGH, encoded by the coding sequence ATGACTGAAACTAGCACGGCGGCCCCCCGCCCCCTCCTGAGTCCAGACGGCGCTGATGCCCCTACCGGGATCATCGCATCCTTCCGTTACGCATTTTCTTCCCCCGCCCGTATCCGTATAGAGATTCTGGCCGGACTGGCGGTATCCCTGGCGCTGATCCCTGAGGCCATTGCCTTTTCCATCCTTGCCGGTGTTGACCCAGCCATGGGTCTGTTTTCCTCGGTAGTCATGGCCATTGCGATCGCCTTTACCGGTGGCCGCCCGGCAATGACCACCGGCGCCACCGGGGCTATTGCCCTAGTCATTGCTCCTGTGGCGCGTGGTTACGGGATGGATTATTTCATCGCCACCGTCCTGTTGGGCGGTGTCCTACAAATCGTGCTCGGCGCCCTCGGTGTGGCGAAACTTCAGCGTTTTATCCCCCGATCGGTGATGCTGGGTTTCGTCAATGCACTGGGCATTATGATTTTCACCGCCCAACTCGAACACCTCATTGATGTGCCTTGGATAGTCTACCCACTCGTCGGCTTGGGTGTGGTGATCATGATTTTCTTCCCCAAGCTCACCAGTGTGATCCCCGCCCCGCTGGTCACGATTATCGTGCTCACCGGTTTGGTCATTGCCGCCGGTTTGACTGTCCCGACGGTCTCGGACATGGGCAAGATGCCGGAGACCTTACCGTCCCTGTTTATTCCGAACGTGCCGTGGACGTTGGAGACCCTGCAGATCATCGCGCCTTATGCCCTGGCCATGGCCGTGGTCGGTCTCATGGAATCGTTGATGACCGCCAAGCTCGTCGATGACATCACCGACACTCATTCCGATAAAACTCGTGAATCCTGGGGACAGGGGGTGGCTAATATTGCCTCCGGTTTCTTCGGCGGCATGGGTGGCTGCGCGATGATCGGTCAAACCATGATCAACGTCCGCGAATCCGGGGCACGTACCCGCCTATCCACCCTGTTAGCCGGTGTGTTCCTGCTGGTCCTGGTCCTGGCACTGGGCGACATCGTTGGCATGATCCCGATGGCTGCGCTGGTGGCAATCATGATCATGGTCTCGGTCGGCACCATCGACTGGCACTCGGTGCATCCACGCACCCTTAAACTCATGCCGGTCTCTGAGACCATTGTTATGGCCGTGACGATTATTGCCACCCTAGCCACCAGCAACCTGGCCATTGGTGTGGTGTTGGGTGTGGTCACCGCGATGATCATGTTCGCCCGTCGGATGGCACATATCGCTTCCATTGAAAAGGTCTCCGAGATCGACGGCGACGGCGATGGCGAGATTGATACTCGTACCTACCGGGTGCATGGCCAGTTGTTTTGGGCATCAAGCAATGACCTGGTTTATCGCTTTGATTACACCGATTCTGCCCGTCATATCACTATTGATCTCACTGAGGCGGAGATCTGGGATGCCTCCACGGTCGCGACCTTTGACGCGATTACGCAGAAGTTCCAGGACAGAGGCAAAACCGTGTCCATTATCGGGCTCGACGGTCCCAGTCAGGACCGGCTGAACCGCCTGTCTGGCCGGCTTGGCACCGGCCACTAA
- a CDS encoding nuclease-related domain-containing protein, which yields MAKRYGSVAEGAIDEVIEAVVKRLHPEVYAAQFDRSNDPGPKVAKLLLLFVVVGFIAFIGLLCILTGSWLRWPIFIGDAIIFVVGYKSITPHDPQLEKRKKAAMEAAVNDAKRVAGEEFYKIENGKIPEPSQLTADEQRWLTGAWGEIEVSKMLEQGLDDEYSLVEDITIHKNGRESANIDHLTISPRGLLLIDSKVWGDKLKPATTGDFTYLPKNTPYWETVSTCLYEASCLPTRPRAVIMAVGGEAEKRNKLPMALNAHIDRYDQTGSIMVSPMPTYLVPMSQIAAYVDALDKKLPVGPTTTFEKLNGASFTRY from the coding sequence ATGGCGAAGCGGTACGGGTCAGTTGCGGAGGGCGCGATCGATGAGGTGATAGAGGCCGTCGTCAAGCGCCTGCATCCCGAGGTTTACGCAGCCCAGTTCGACCGGTCAAACGATCCGGGCCCGAAGGTGGCGAAGCTCCTTCTGCTCTTCGTCGTTGTCGGCTTTATCGCATTCATCGGGCTGCTGTGTATTTTGACCGGCTCCTGGCTGAGATGGCCGATTTTCATTGGGGACGCCATCATCTTTGTCGTCGGCTACAAATCCATCACCCCGCACGACCCGCAGCTGGAGAAGCGGAAGAAGGCCGCAATGGAAGCCGCGGTGAACGACGCCAAGCGCGTCGCCGGGGAGGAGTTCTACAAAATCGAGAACGGCAAGATCCCAGAGCCGAGCCAGCTCACCGCCGATGAACAGCGTTGGCTCACCGGCGCATGGGGCGAGATCGAGGTCTCTAAGATGCTGGAGCAGGGACTCGATGACGAATATTCGCTGGTGGAGGACATCACCATCCACAAAAATGGGCGCGAATCCGCCAATATCGACCATTTGACCATTTCCCCGCGCGGCCTACTCCTCATCGATTCGAAGGTCTGGGGCGACAAGCTCAAGCCCGCGACGACGGGAGACTTCACCTACTTGCCAAAGAACACCCCCTATTGGGAGACAGTGTCGACTTGCCTGTACGAAGCGTCCTGTCTGCCGACGCGGCCGCGCGCCGTCATCATGGCCGTCGGCGGGGAGGCGGAGAAGCGCAACAAGCTCCCCATGGCCCTCAACGCCCACATCGATCGTTACGATCAGACCGGTTCCATCATGGTCAGCCCCATGCCCACGTACTTGGTTCCCATGTCACAGATCGCCGCCTACGTCGATGCGCTGGACAAAAAGCTACCAGTCGGCCCGACCACGACCTTTGAAAAGCTCAACGGCGCTTCATTCACCAGGTATTAA
- a CDS encoding type 1 glutamine amidotransferase domain-containing protein produces the protein MKFLALSTSVHRYTDSGIHTGMWLGEYTHFYDVLTEAGHEVTLASVDGGAVPIDPVSLKTPVIQLGGTNKRYEDPEFMNQLDDTPAITDVNLDEFAGIYLIGGHGTMFDFANDDVKKAVAHFADADKIVAAVCHGPCGLLDVTLANGRMLLDGRHVTGYSWTEEKLARRTEEVPFSLEEKLRDQAGEYTTAKIPMTKHVIVDGNLITGQNPTSAAGVGEAVLEAWG, from the coding sequence ATGAAATTTCTTGCGCTTTCCACCAGTGTCCACCGCTACACCGACTCCGGCATCCACACCGGCATGTGGCTGGGCGAGTACACGCACTTCTACGACGTACTCACCGAGGCCGGCCACGAAGTCACCCTCGCCAGCGTCGACGGCGGCGCCGTGCCCATCGACCCGGTGAGCCTGAAAACCCCAGTGATCCAGCTCGGCGGCACCAACAAGCGCTACGAGGACCCCGAGTTCATGAACCAACTCGACGACACCCCGGCCATCACGGATGTGAACCTCGACGAATTCGCCGGCATCTACCTCATCGGCGGCCACGGCACCATGTTCGACTTCGCCAATGACGACGTGAAAAAGGCCGTCGCCCACTTTGCCGACGCAGACAAGATCGTTGCCGCCGTCTGCCACGGCCCGTGCGGTCTGCTCGACGTCACCCTCGCCAACGGGCGCATGCTTCTCGACGGCCGCCACGTCACCGGCTACTCCTGGACCGAAGAGAAACTCGCCCGCCGCACCGAGGAGGTCCCCTTCAGCCTGGAGGAGAAACTCCGCGACCAAGCCGGGGAGTACACCACCGCCAAGATCCCGATGACCAAGCACGTCATCGTCGACGGCAACCTCATCACCGGCCAGAACCCAACGTCCGCTGCCGGTGTCGGCGAGGCGGTGCTGGAGGCGTGGGGGTAA
- a CDS encoding MerR family transcriptional regulator, with the protein MQNSNFKIGEVVDQTGLSIPTLRYYDNVGLITPSGRSPGGFRLYSEADVRRVLLVRRMKPLGFTLDQMREFLEAAEILHSSDGGQESDTAQQARSDAKATLADIREETRTRYEKLRKQIAYAEEFLDLVNTLAP; encoded by the coding sequence ATGCAAAACAGTAATTTCAAGATCGGCGAGGTCGTTGACCAGACGGGGTTGTCGATTCCCACCTTGCGTTATTATGACAACGTCGGCCTGATTACCCCATCGGGGCGTAGCCCTGGTGGGTTCAGGCTTTATAGTGAGGCTGATGTACGTCGTGTTTTGCTGGTGCGACGGATGAAACCGCTGGGGTTTACTCTGGATCAGATGCGGGAATTCCTGGAAGCTGCGGAGATTCTTCATAGTTCAGATGGCGGGCAGGAAAGTGATACCGCACAGCAGGCACGGAGTGATGCCAAGGCCACCCTTGCCGACATTCGTGAGGAGACGCGCACCCGCTACGAAAAGCTACGCAAGCAAATTGCCTACGCTGAGGAATTCCTCGATCTGGTCAACACCCTGGCACCCTAA
- a CDS encoding PPA1309 family protein, whose amino-acid sequence MMEAVEFVHAEGWDAPPTLFGLVPTQLLVDELGHLDDSSPLTLVVQDLPEHILPGSEELGEYVSRIAWPRDVQGVILAQEIVFKDASAGEAAEPRPARLFSGVLREEDIDQTLLQLRLTEDELEERGAFAQDDIELRGGPGVAPGVVAALRYGLEQDPDELV is encoded by the coding sequence ATGATGGAGGCCGTCGAGTTCGTCCACGCGGAGGGGTGGGACGCTCCCCCGACACTGTTCGGCCTGGTACCCACGCAGTTGCTTGTCGACGAGCTGGGCCACCTCGACGACTCTTCCCCGTTAACACTGGTGGTCCAAGACCTCCCAGAGCACATCCTGCCCGGCTCCGAGGAACTGGGCGAGTACGTCTCCCGCATCGCCTGGCCGCGCGACGTGCAGGGCGTGATCTTGGCGCAGGAGATCGTGTTCAAGGACGCCTCCGCCGGCGAGGCCGCTGAGCCGCGCCCGGCACGCCTGTTCTCCGGCGTGCTGCGGGAAGAAGACATCGACCAGACGCTGCTGCAGCTGCGCCTGACCGAGGATGAGTTGGAGGAGCGCGGCGCGTTCGCCCAAGACGACATCGAGCTACGCGGCGGGCCCGGCGTAGCCCCGGGTGTAGTGGCGGCGCTGCGCTACGGCCTCGAGCAGGACCCGGACGAGCTGGTTTAG
- a CDS encoding UPF0182 family protein translates to MTTIGVLGLILFLLPMAVGLYTDFLWFGEVDFRGVFNRVILVRVVLFIIFALLGGAITWIAARLAWRGRPQEQAAPFDQAAQYRQQVQQSVRGMLVWVPVVVAILSGLAGQRMWRVFMLWFNGGEFGSTDAQFGKDLGFYAFTLPGISAVVDTLSMLLLVAFLVAAVGHYLLGGIRIGNKVSGISGHISKNARIQLAVTAGLWMLLKAVSYWLERYYLLYSENDIFTGASYTTVNAMLPAKIILTVIAVLVAAAFFASIVYRDFRVPVMATVLMLLSSLVVGNVWPALMEQFSVKPNRQAKEYEYIGRNIEATREAYGLTDDNVTYLDNWGAGNTSNSDVASDAATISNLRLLDPEIISPTFTQNQQLRNFYGFPDQLAMDRYQVDGELRDFVVAAREMDPNSLSENQRDWINRHTVYTHGNGFIAAQANTVDEAAQDAGSTRGGLPIFTVSDLQSNAAAKASEDAEELGIKVDEPRIYYGPVIASAEDGLDYAIVGEAGQGPVEYDTDNSTYTYDGKGGVDIGNIFNRLAYTVKYQELNFLLSDRVGGDSKVLYDRDPRTRVEKVAPWLTTDSKTYPAVVDGRVKWIVDGYTTLSQMPYSTRNSLQDTTQDALNPDGTTQRLITDNVGYIRNSVKATVDAYDGSVELYAFDETDPVLKAWQGIFPDTVRPESDISDSLREHLRYPEDLFKVQRDLLARYHVDDPGVFFNNDAFWSVPNDPTAPEGRGQLNQPPYYVVAADPETDKASFQLITPFRGLNREFLSAHMAVSSDPETYGDITVRVLPTNKQTQGPKQAQDALMSSDQVARDRTLWEGTNDLKNGNLLTLPVGGGEILYVEPIYSQRKDQESAFPKLLRVLVFYRGQVGYAPTISQALDQVGIHSSAAQDIEVVDENAGDDAKPEGENQEAKPEGDAQPEDGQDAPQVNKDEAMSNINDALRNLESARDGSFEEYGRALDRLDRAVEEYQRAQ, encoded by the coding sequence ATGACCACCATCGGTGTCTTGGGCCTCATTCTTTTCCTCCTGCCAATGGCAGTCGGGCTGTACACCGACTTCCTGTGGTTCGGGGAGGTGGACTTTAGGGGCGTGTTTAACCGCGTGATCCTGGTCCGCGTGGTGCTGTTTATCATCTTTGCGCTGCTCGGCGGCGCGATCACCTGGATTGCCGCCCGACTGGCGTGGCGCGGCAGACCCCAGGAGCAGGCCGCGCCGTTCGACCAGGCCGCGCAGTACCGCCAGCAGGTGCAGCAGTCCGTTCGCGGCATGCTGGTGTGGGTGCCGGTTGTCGTGGCCATCCTGTCCGGCCTGGCCGGCCAGCGCATGTGGCGCGTGTTCATGCTCTGGTTCAACGGCGGCGAGTTCGGTTCCACCGACGCGCAGTTTGGCAAGGACCTGGGCTTCTACGCGTTTACCCTGCCCGGCATTTCCGCGGTGGTGGACACGCTTTCCATGCTGCTTCTGGTGGCGTTTTTGGTCGCGGCGGTAGGCCACTACCTGCTGGGCGGCATCCGCATTGGCAACAAGGTCTCCGGCATCTCCGGTCACATCAGCAAAAACGCGCGCATCCAGCTCGCCGTCACCGCTGGCCTGTGGATGCTGCTGAAGGCTGTGAGCTACTGGCTGGAGCGCTACTACCTGCTCTACAGCGAAAACGACATCTTCACCGGTGCGTCCTACACCACCGTCAACGCCATGCTGCCGGCGAAGATCATCCTCACCGTCATTGCAGTTTTGGTGGCCGCGGCGTTTTTCGCCTCCATCGTCTACCGCGACTTCCGCGTGCCGGTCATGGCCACCGTGCTGATGCTGTTGTCGTCTCTGGTGGTGGGCAACGTCTGGCCGGCGCTGATGGAGCAGTTCTCCGTCAAACCCAACCGCCAGGCCAAGGAGTACGAGTACATCGGCCGCAATATCGAGGCCACCCGTGAGGCGTACGGGCTTACGGACGACAACGTGACCTACCTGGATAACTGGGGCGCTGGCAACACCTCCAACTCCGACGTCGCCTCCGACGCGGCCACGATTTCCAACCTGCGCCTTTTGGACCCGGAGATCATCTCTCCGACGTTTACCCAGAACCAGCAGCTGCGTAACTTCTACGGCTTCCCGGACCAGCTGGCCATGGACCGCTACCAGGTGGACGGCGAGCTGCGTGACTTCGTGGTTGCGGCCCGCGAGATGGATCCGAACTCGCTGAGTGAGAACCAGCGCGACTGGATTAACCGCCACACGGTGTACACCCACGGCAACGGGTTTATCGCCGCCCAGGCCAACACCGTGGACGAGGCGGCGCAGGACGCCGGCTCCACCCGCGGCGGCCTGCCCATCTTCACGGTGTCCGACCTGCAGTCCAACGCCGCCGCAAAGGCCTCCGAGGACGCAGAGGAGCTGGGCATCAAGGTCGACGAGCCGCGCATCTACTACGGCCCGGTGATCGCTTCTGCCGAGGACGGCCTGGACTACGCGATTGTGGGCGAGGCCGGCCAGGGCCCGGTGGAGTACGACACGGACAACTCCACCTACACCTACGACGGCAAGGGCGGCGTGGACATCGGCAACATCTTCAACCGCCTCGCCTACACGGTGAAATACCAGGAGCTGAACTTCCTGCTGTCCGACCGCGTTGGTGGCGACTCGAAGGTGCTCTACGACCGCGACCCGCGCACCCGCGTGGAGAAGGTCGCCCCGTGGCTGACCACGGACTCCAAGACCTACCCAGCCGTGGTGGACGGCCGCGTGAAGTGGATCGTGGACGGCTACACCACGCTGTCCCAGATGCCGTACTCCACGCGCAACTCCCTGCAGGACACCACCCAGGACGCCCTGAACCCGGACGGCACCACCCAGCGTCTGATCACCGACAACGTCGGCTACATCCGCAACTCTGTCAAGGCCACCGTGGACGCCTACGACGGCTCCGTGGAGCTCTACGCCTTCGACGAAACCGACCCGGTGCTCAAGGCATGGCAGGGCATCTTCCCGGACACGGTGCGCCCGGAGTCTGACATCTCGGATTCTCTGCGCGAGCACCTGCGCTACCCGGAGGACCTGTTCAAGGTGCAGCGCGACCTTTTGGCGCGCTACCACGTGGATGACCCGGGCGTGTTCTTCAACAACGACGCCTTCTGGTCCGTGCCGAACGACCCGACCGCCCCTGAGGGCCGCGGACAGCTGAACCAGCCGCCGTACTACGTCGTGGCAGCAGACCCGGAGACGGACAAGGCCTCCTTCCAGCTGATCACCCCGTTCCGCGGCCTGAACCGCGAGTTCCTGTCTGCGCACATGGCGGTGTCCTCCGACCCGGAGACGTACGGCGACATCACCGTGCGCGTGCTGCCGACGAACAAGCAGACCCAGGGCCCGAAGCAGGCGCAGGACGCCCTGATGTCCTCCGACCAGGTTGCCCGCGACCGCACGCTGTGGGAGGGCACCAACGACCTGAAGAACGGCAACCTGCTCACCCTGCCGGTGGGCGGCGGCGAGATCCTCTACGTCGAGCCGATCTACTCGCAGCGCAAGGACCAGGAATCGGCCTTCCCGAAGCTGCTTCGCGTGCTGGTGTTCTACCGCGGCCAGGTGGGCTACGCGCCGACGATCTCTCAGGCGCTTGACCAGGTGGGCATCCACTCCTCGGCCGCCCAGGACATCGAGGTTGTGGACGAGAACGCCGGCGACGACGCCAAGCCGGAAGGTGAGAACCAGGAGGCGAAGCCGGAAGGCGACGCCCAGCCGGAGGATGGCCAGGACGCTCCGCAGGTGAATAAGGACGAGGCGATGAGCAACATCAACGACGCCCTGCGCAACCTGGAGAGCGCTCGCGACGGCTCCTTCGAGGAGTACGGCCGTGCACTCGACCGCCTTGACCGCGCGGTGGAGGAGTACCAGCGGGCGCAGTAA
- a CDS encoding CAP domain-containing protein, with protein sequence MPNPQQLMQYAGAAVTVIVLILGLLFGSEDLSSSSTRSDAGAQSAPANTRKQSNASAPSNGGRKADADGCVYGTPNYWECKQFHNPIDKKNPTLTPSEIQQAKQDQFQQLVAWRSRDKALRPITYDPSLDATAQRFADELAQTPGDEIWHSGYNTRGRENVAMSQIDYKYFVAMFSQSPGHASAMGTNGRAPKVGIGIAQDPETGHYFCVQHFADH encoded by the coding sequence GTGCCTAACCCACAACAACTCATGCAGTACGCCGGTGCTGCTGTCACCGTCATCGTCCTGATCCTCGGATTGCTCTTTGGAAGCGAGGATTTGTCCTCATCTTCTACTCGTAGCGACGCGGGTGCGCAGTCAGCTCCGGCGAACACCCGGAAGCAGTCCAACGCTTCTGCCCCGTCGAATGGTGGACGTAAAGCGGATGCGGATGGGTGCGTCTATGGCACTCCGAACTACTGGGAGTGCAAGCAGTTCCACAACCCTATCGACAAGAAGAACCCGACCCTGACTCCGAGCGAGATCCAGCAAGCGAAACAGGATCAGTTCCAGCAACTGGTTGCATGGCGTTCTCGTGATAAGGCACTGCGCCCGATCACCTATGACCCGTCCCTGGACGCGACTGCACAGCGGTTTGCAGACGAACTGGCGCAGACTCCGGGAGATGAGATTTGGCATTCGGGGTACAACACGAGGGGGCGGGAGAATGTGGCAATGAGCCAGATCGATTACAAGTACTTCGTCGCCATGTTTTCGCAGTCTCCGGGGCACGCCAGTGCCATGGGCACTAACGGGCGCGCTCCGAAGGTAGGTATCGGTATCGCGCAAGACCCGGAGACGGGACACTATTTCTGCGTCCAGCACTTCGCTGATCACTGA